CTGGCGGTGCTGGGCGACCGCGGCGACCCCGACGGTCAGATGGCTCGCCCGGTAGAGCAGGGTGGCCAGAATGAGGAAGGACTGCGCGCGTTGGAGTCCGGATCCCGCCACGGTCGAGTGCCGTAATGCCCGTAATCGTTCCCTCACCAAGGACCCCACCTGCACGACTACGCCCTCCCGCGCCCGCAACCGTCGTCTTGGCCGCATTCTGCCGGAGCGAGAACCGGCCGACAGGGCGTCTACCAGCCGATTTGTGGGCGCTGTGAAGGCGGTGTGCGGGTGGTGTGCGGGGCCTTCGGGGCGCTGCTCTACTCGATGGTAACCACCCTTCTCCCAGGGCTTGTTGGGCGTGGCACGTCCATGGTTACCTCGGGTAAGCCCTTCCGTTCCCCCCTCTCTCGCCGGCCCTCGGCCTCCCCAGAAGGAACCCCCATGCCCTCCTCTCGTCAGACGGGCTCAGCCCGCGCCCGCGGTCGTTTCGGCACCGCCCTCGCCGCCGCCCTCGCCCTCCTCGCGGCCCTCGGCGGCACCGGCGCCGCCGCGCCGCCGCAGGAGGCGGGCGCGGAGCCCCTGCGCGAGGTGATGTTCGTCGGGAACAACTGGGACGGCACCGCCGATGTCATCGCCTCCCGTGGCGACTTCGCGCGCGTCGGGCGGGTGAACGTGATCCCCGACCGCGAGGAGCGGATGCGCGAGATCCACCTCGATCCGATCAAGCTGGCCTTCTTCCTCGGGGTGCGCAGCGGCCCGGGCGAGGGCCACGACCAGTTCGTCGACGACATGTACGCCACCCCCGACGGCGCGGCCATGGTCGTCTCCCGGCCCAGCTTCGCCGACGTCGTCTCGCTCGACCTGCGCACCGGAAAGGTCAACTGGCGCTTCCCCGTGGCCGGTTACCGTGCCGACCACATGGCGGTGTCGCCCGACGGCACCCGGGTCGCGGTCTCCGCCTCCACCGCGAACACGGTGCACGTCCTCGACATCGTCACCGGCCGCCAGCTCGGCTCCTTCAAGACCGGCGACAAGCCCCACGAGAACGTCTTCACCTCCGACGGCCTCCTGTGGAACATGTCCATCGGCGAGGTCACCACCGCCCTCGACGCCCCCTGGCTCGACTGGACCAAGGGCGACCGGAAGATCACCGTCGTCGACGCCGCCACCCTGAAGACCGTGCGCGTCATCGACATGCGCGAGCGGCTGGACGCCTTCGGCCGCGGGGACC
This DNA window, taken from Streptomyces showdoensis, encodes the following:
- a CDS encoding YncE family protein; protein product: MPSSRQTGSARARGRFGTALAAALALLAALGGTGAAAPPQEAGAEPLREVMFVGNNWDGTADVIASRGDFARVGRVNVIPDREERMREIHLDPIKLAFFLGVRSGPGEGHDQFVDDMYATPDGAAMVVSRPSFADVVSLDLRTGKVNWRFPVAGYRADHMAVSPDGTRVAVSASTANTVHVLDIVTGRQLGSFKTGDKPHENVFTSDGLLWNMSIGEVTTALDAPWLDWTKGDRKITVVDAATLKTVRVIDMRERLDAFGRGDLSDAVRPLVFTPDEKKVYFQVSFYNGFLEYDVATDRITRTKVLPGNPATSPDRTTWVNDSRHHGLSMSPDGGKLCVAGTMDDYATIVDRATLQQGPLVEADKPYWATVSGDGTSCVISESGADRVTAIDFATGRRVATVAVGDHPQRVRLAHVPADWTGPAAH